GAGCCGGTTTTAATTCCCGGAATTTCAATTGAGGAGCCGACTACTATTTTGCTTTTCGCGCCGTAGGTCTCAAAACTGTGCCGGTTCAATTCATCGATCTCTTTTAGCAGAGTCCGGCTTTTTTTCAGAATGATGGCTTTAACATCCCGATATTCAGGTGTCTGATTTCGCTTTTCGTTAATGAGCCGTTGCCGATCGGCGGTAACCGCCTGGTTGGGAGGCAGGGTATAGACAGAAAAGAAGCCCGGCGAATGTCCGGTTAGCCGGTTGGTGGCCACCATTTGTATCCACTTGTCTGCGGCATCCATCTTATTTCCTCGCTCGGCAAAATACTGACGCAACGAACAGAGTTCCTCCAGGGTTTTTCGGTGGTAGAAAACTTCAAGATCTTCCGGCCAGCCGCCCGTGTAGTTCAAATCCAGTGACTCCAGCCGATTGGCTACCGCTTCCAGTTCGGGCGGATTCAGCCTCGGCTCGCAAATGATCCGGCTCAGCGGATTGATATCGCAGCCCACCGCGAAACGGTTCATCAGCACGGCTTCGACCAGGGTCGTTCCCCGGCCCATAAAGGGATCGAGCACCGTGTCTCCCACTTGAGTGAGTTGATCTATGAAGAACCGGGGCAGCTGGGGTTTAAAGCAGGCCCGGTAGGAGACTTCGTGAATGCGATGGGCGGCGCGTTGTTTGGAAGTCCAGAATTCATTTACAAACACCGGGACGGGCAATTCCCCTACTTGAATGGTGTAGCTCTGGGTTTTCGTACCGAACTCTTCAAATGATTTGATGTACTCTACGAAAGCAAGCGATCGGTCATCGGATTCGGAGACTTCGATAGCGGAAAAAAATTCTAAATTGCCGGA
Above is a window of Verrucomicrobiota bacterium DNA encoding:
- a CDS encoding DNA methyltransferase, with protein sequence MTSGNLEFFSAIEVSESDDRSLAFVEYIKSFEEFGTKTQSYTIQVGELPVPVFVNEFWTSKQRAAHRIHEVSYRACFKPQLPRFFIDQLTQVGDTVLDPFMGRGTTLVEAVLMNRFAVGCDINPLSRIICEPRLNPPELEAVANRLESLDLNYTGGWPEDLEVFYHRKTLEELCSLRQYFAERGNKMDAADKWIQMVATNRLTGHSPGFFSVYTLPPNQAVTADRQRLINEKRNQTPEYRDVKAIILKKSRTLLKEIDELNRHSFETYGAKSKIVVGSSIEIPGIKTGSVNLVVTSPPFLDVVDYATDNWLRSWFNHIDPQTIPITILRKVEDWRSYMTKTFARLKTLLKKGGYVAFEVGEVKNGKIKLEDHVIPAAEKAGLVPILVLVNDQEFTKTSNCWGVSNLEKGTNTNRIVLLRKQ